The Astyanax mexicanus isolate ESR-SI-001 chromosome 14, AstMex3_surface, whole genome shotgun sequence genome window below encodes:
- the tmem151bb gene encoding transmembrane protein 151B, translating into MSPPASAATASESSTTTAYEDDTDSPREEQSPLKQSLSKSLCREAFWKCLLLSMLMYGCMGAMVWCHVTKVTRLSFDTGNKRNFMTYHDSPCSDGYIYIPLAFLVMLYVVYLVECWHCHARNELQYKVDVEGIYERVQRMQQSKPCIWWKAISYHYVRRTRQVTRYRNGDAYTTTQVYHERVNTHVAEAEFDYGHCGVKDVSKQLVGLDKSAITKLRFTKCFSFANVESENSYLTQRARFFTDNEGLDDYMEAREGMHLKNVDFKEYMIAFSNPDNHPWYVSNYVFWTAAFLTFSWPLRVLTEYRTAYVHYRVEKLFGVDYIPVTPCEEHPYCRRIPRVNTIDSTELEWHIRSNQQLVPSYSEAGLMDLAQCSGGFRQNCERCHRAISSSSVFSRSALSICNGSPRVPFSGSRFSLGRLYGSRRSCFWRSGSGSLDEPESPSENTRCLSGHITTAEDDPPPYQDALCFPVLIVHCSESCPNHRSFHRNGSCVETSL; encoded by the exons ATGTCCCCCCCAGCCTCGGCTGCGACCGCCAGTGAGAGCAGCACCACCACGGCCTACGAGGACGACACGGACAGCCCCAGAGAGGAG CAGAGTCCTCTGAAACAGTCCCTGAGTAAGTCCCTGTGCAGAGAAGCCTTCTGGAAATGCCTCTTGCTGTCCATGCTCATGTACGGATGCATGGGGGCCATGGTGTGGTGTCATGTCACCAAAGTGACCCGGCTAAGCTTCGATACTGGCAACAAGAGAAATTTCATGACATACCACGATAGCCCCTGCTCCGATGGCTATATCTACATCCCCTTAGCGTTCCTGGTCATGCTGTATGTGGTGTACCTGGTGGAGTGCTGGCACTGCCATGCCAGGAATGAGCTGCAGTACAAAGTAGATGTGGAAGGAATCTATGAAAGAGTGCAGAGAATGCAACAGTCCAAGCCCTGTATCTGGTGGAAGGCCATCAGCTACCATTACGTGCGGCGAACACGGCAGGTGACACGCTACCGCAACGGCGATGCCTACACCACTACTCAGGTGTACCACGAAAGGGTGAACACGCATGTGGCTGAAGCAGAATTCGACTACGGCCATTGTGGGGTGAAGGACGTTTCCAAGCAGTTGGTTGGCTTGGATAAGTCAGCGATCACCAAACTGAGGTTCACTAAGTGCTTTAGCTTTGCTAATGTGGAGTCTGAGAACTCCTACCTAACTCAGCGGGCGAGGTTCTTCACCGATAACGAGGGTCTTGATGATTATATGGAGGCCCGTGAGGGGATGCACCTGAAGAATGTAGACTTCAAAGAGTACATGATTGCCTTCTCGAACCCTGACAACCACCCGTGGTACGTCTCGAACTACGTCTTTTGGACAGCCGCCTTCCTCACGTTCTCCTGGCCCTTGAGGGTTCTGACCGAGTACCGAACAGCGTACGTCCACTACAGAGTGGAGAAACTTTTTGGGGTCGACTACATCCCGGTTACACCTTGTGAAGAACACCCGTACTGCAGACGCATCCCTCGAGTGAACACCATTGACAGCACTGAGCTTGAATGGCACATTCGCTCCAATCAGCAGTTGGTGCCAAGCTACTCTGAAGCAGGTTTGATGGACCTTGCTCAATGTTCTGGAGGTTTTAGACAGAACTGCGAGCGCTGCCACCGTGCCATCAGTAGCTCCTCCGTATTCTCCCGTAGCGCTCTCAGCATCTGCAACGGGAGCCCTCGCGTCCCGTTTAGCGGCAGCCGCTTCTCACTGGGGCGGCTGTACGGCTCACGCCGAAGCTGCTTCTGGAGGAGTGGAAGCGGCAGTCTGGACGAACCTGAAAGCCCCAGCGAGAACACCCGGTGCCTATCCGGCCACATTACTACTGCAGAGGATGACCCTCCACCATACCAAGATGCCCTTTGCTTCCCCGTTCTCATTGTCCACTGCAGTGAGAGCTGCCCCAACCACCGCTCCTTCCACAGAAATGGCTCATGTGTGGAGACCTCCTTATGA